The sequence CTAAAAAATATTATTTGGAATTTAAAAAGCAGTTAGAAGAAAAGCAAAAAGATTTAACCATCGCTACGATATTCTCTTTTGCGGCGAATGAAGAAGACAGGGTCGATGGGATAATAGATGATGAGGGATTTGAGACGGAGCTACTAGATAAAAGCTCAAGAGAGTTTTTGGATTTTGCTATAAGCGAATACAATAAAAAATTTAAAACGAATTTCTCATCTGAAGGCAATGGATTTCAAGACTATTATAAGGATCTATCCGATAAGGTCAAGAAAAGAGAAGTTGATTTATTAATCGTTGTTAATATGTTTTTAACAGGATTTGACGCTACTACGCTAAATACATTATGGGTGGATAAAAACCTAAAACAACATGGATTGATACAAGCATTTTCAAGAACAAATAGAATATTAAATTCTGTAAAATCCTATGGAAATATCGTATGTTTTAGAGATTTACAGGAAGAGACAAATGACGCTATAGCCCTATTTGGCGATAAAAATGCGAGCGGGATAGTGCTGCTAAGATCTTTTGAAGATTACTATTATGGATATGATGATGACAAAAAGCATATTATGGGCTATGAAGAAAAAATATCCCAGCTTATCCAAAAGTATCCACCAGACGAGCAAATCATAGGAGAATCAGCCAAAAGGGATTTTATAATCTCCTTTGGTAGCATTCTAAGACTAAGAAATATCCTATCATCATTTGACAAATTCAAAGGTATGGAGATACTAAGCGAAGGGGATTTTCAAAATTACCTTGGCAAATATGAAGATCTCAATGAGGAGTTTAAATCAAAATCAGAAGATAGCGAAAGCATAAAAGATGATTTGGTATTTGAGATGGAGCTTGTAAGGCAATTAGAGGTAAATATAGATTATATTTTGATGCTAGTTACAAAATACCATAAATCAAATTGCAAAGACCAAGAGATACGAAGCTCAATCGATAAAGCAATTAGAGCAAGCTTGTCACTAAGATCCAAAAAAGATCTAATAGATGGATTTATCAATAAAATTAACGCCGATACAGATGTAATGACAGATTGGGCGAAATTTGTCAAAGAACAAAAGGAGAGCGATCTAAAAGATTTAATAAAAGAAGAAAATTTAAAAGAGAGCGAGACGAGAAATTTTATAGACCACTCTTTTAGAGATGGTCAAGTCAAAACAATAGGAACAGATATAGAAAAAATACTACCACCTATGGGTAGATTTAACGGCGGCAATAGAAATGAAAGAAAACAAGCCATAATCGAAAAATTATTGAAATTCTTTGATAAATATTTTGGATTGGGCGTATAAAAGTGGCTTTTAAAGGGATATTGGTCTAAGGCGAAAAATCGTGAAATTTATACTTTTTGGCGTGGTTTGGCTATTTTATAGGTAAAATTTGGATTTTGTATTAAAAATCTTAATTTATTAATAATTTTTGGTTATAATGAATCATACTTCAATTTTAAAGGAAAATTATGAAAAAATTTGGTTTTGTAGCATCTGCTTTGATGCTTGCTAGCTCTAGTTTATTAGCGGCTAATATGACAATTTTTGATCCTAAAAGCGTAGAACATGTCGAGATCAAAGTTGATTTACTAGGACAAGACAAAAACACTCCAGTAGGTAGCGTAATAGCGGTTAAAACAAATTACGGCGTGGCGTTTTTCCCTGATCTTAAAGGCTTAGAGCCAGGCTTACACGGATTTCATGTCCATGCAAATCCTGATTGCGGCGCAACAGATAAAGGCTTAGGTATGAAAGCCGGCGGCCACTGGGATCCAACAAATAGCGGTAATCACTCTTTACCTTGGGATGACAAAGGCCACAAAGGCGACCTACCAGCACTATATGTAGCAGCTGATGGCACAGCGACAAATCCTGTTTTATCTCCTAAAATCAAAGATTTAAGCGAGTTAAAAGGCCACTCTTTGATGGTTCATATCGGTGGTGACAATCACAGCGACCATCCAAAAGCACTTGGCGGCGGCGGCGCTAGAATGGCGTGTGGTGTTATCAAATAAGCCTTTAAGCCCTTTTTAGGGCTTAAAACTCTACGTGGACAAAGATCTTTGCTGCTATCTAAAAGAAAAAACATTATAATAGGAGATCAATGTCTTTTCTCGCATACGATTTGGTTTAGAAATGCGGATCCACATTTAATATACGACAATATTACCAATAAACGTATCAATCCTACTCAAAGCATTTATATAGGAGATCATGTATGGGTTGGACAAGAAGTAGCATTTCTCAAAAAATCATTCGTTGCTTCTGGAAGCATTATTGGCACAAAAAGTGTAGTTACAAAACTTTGTTATTCTAATACTATTAATACTGGCAATCCAATTAAACAGGTAAAAGAAAATATCTCTTGGAGAGGAGAGTGTGTGCATAATTGGGATTTAGAAGAAACAAATAAATATAACTATATTCCAAACAATGATTTCAAATACACCTACAACCAAAATGAATTCCTATCTCCTAAAGCAATTGAAGAAAAACTAGACTCTTTAAACACAGCACAAGAAAAATTAGAATTTGTATATAATGCAATATATTGCAATAAAAATAAAAATCGCTTTGCATATTTTAAAGATATGCCTTATGATATTCCTTTACCTAAATATGAAAATAAATTTAAATCTTTAAAATTTGAAGAGATAAAACCAACACCAGTTGCGCCTGTAGAACCACCAAAACCTACACCACAACCAACCACACAAGAACTAGAGATTAAATCCCTTAAAGATAAACTATCCCAAAAAGAAAAAGATATTAGTAGCTTAGAAATAAACTACCAAAAAGCCCTAAACACGAAAAACCATCTAAGCTACAAACTAGGAGAGGCTTTAATAAAGGCTAATAAAAACTGGTATAAAGGTGGTTATGTTAAATTTATATTTGAAGTTATGAGGATTAAAAAGGAGCATAGAAATAGAGGGCAAATTTAGAAAATAGTTTATATTGCTCTTAAAATATAATGTAAATTTATTAAATTCAAGAGACACAATTTTTTACTATATAATTATAGTAAGTAAGTACTAGTAGTATCCCAAGCAAAGAGTCTCAGTGATTTTAATTCTCTTTTCAAATGGCGTAGGTGAAAAATATTTACACTTTTCGATATAAATATGGGCTGAATATGGAAGATCAAGATCATCATAGAGTTTTTTTAGATTAACGAATTTAAATTTATCAACCATTTTGATCTCGAGCATGCTATGAAGAGCTGAGTTATTAGAAGCTACTAAATGCGAGTTAGATATACCTGTAAATGAGCAAAATGCGCTTGCTAGCACAAACCCATCTAAATTAGAGCAATAATTTATTGCATATTGATATTTCTGCGGGATCGATTTTTTGTGCAAAAAGAGCGTTCTAGAGTCTTGATAACTTGCTGCAACAATACCTTTCCAGAATTTATACGCACCATTTGAAAGTTTACATGCGTTTGCAAATTCGCAATTTAATACATAATTATCTAAAAAAGTATTTGATGGCAAGGTAAATTTAATCATATTTTCTCCAAAATTTTATTAATTTTACTAAATTTTTAACCAAATTTGCAAATTTTTTTAAATTTTTTAGAATTTTCCCTAATATTTAATCTTATTTTAAGCATATCTCTTATATAATTCCAGCTCACGAATTGAGAAACACCTTAACCTTCTGAAAAGCTTGGTTAAATCATTTCTCTATCGTTTTTGTTTTTTTAATTTTTATAATGTTAAACTATCTTTTATAGTCAATCTTTGAAATCTAAACAAGTGATCGATTGAGCCAGAATCTTATTATATTATAATAGATTCAATACTTATATAACAGATATAAAGTTTTTAGATTAAAACTTCATAATACTTAAGTAGTTTATCTACTTTAATTTTTTATGGAGAGTTTGATCCTGGCTCAGAGTGAACGCTGGCGGCGTGCCTAATACATGCAAGTCGAACGGACAAGTAAGAGCTTGCTCTTATGAGTTAGTGGCGCACGGGTGAGTAATGTATAGTTAATCTGCCCTATGCTGGAGGACAACAGTTAGAAATGACTGCTAATACTCCATACTCCTTCTTAACATAAGTTAAGTTGGGAAAGTTTTTTCGGCATAGGATGAGACTATATTGTATCAGCTAGTTGGTGAGGTAATGGCTCACCAAGGCTATGACGCATAACTGGTCTGAGAGGATGATCAGTCACACTGGAACTGAGACACGGTCCAGACTCCTACGGGAGGCAGCAGTAGGGAATATTGCTCAATGGGGGAAACCCTGAAGCAGCAACGCCGCGTGGAGGATGACACTTTTCGGAGCGTAAACTCCTTTTCTTAGGGAAGAAATTTGACGGTACCTAAGGAATAAGCACCGGCTAACTCCGTGCCAGCAGCCGCGGTAATACGGAGGGTGCAAGCGTTACTCGGAATCACTGGGCGTAAAGGACGCGTAGGCGGATTATCAAGTCTTTTGTGAAATCTAATGGCTTAACCATTAAACTGCTTGAGAAACTGATAATCTAGAGTGAGGGAGAGGCAGATGGAATTGGTGGTGTAGGGGTAAAATCCGTAGAGATCACCAAGAATACCCATTGCGAAGGCGATCTGCTAGAACTCAACTGACGCTAATGCGTGAAAGCGTGGGGAGCAAACAGGATTAGATACCCTGGTAGTCCACGCCCTAAACGATGTATACTAGTTGTTGCTCTGCTAGTCAGGGCAGTAATGCACCTAACGGATTAAGTATACCGCCTGGGGAGTACGGTCGCAAGATTAAAACTCAAAGGAATAGACGGGGACCCGCACAAGCGGTGGAGCATGTGGTTTAATTCGATGATACGCGAAGAACCTTACCTGGGCTTGATATCCTAAGAACCTCTTAGAGATAAGAGGGTGCTAGCTTGCTAGAACTTAGAGACAGGTGCTGCACGGCTGTCGTCAGCTCGTGTCGTGAGATGTTCGGTTAAGTCCGGCAACGAGCGCAACCCACGTATTTAGTTGCTAACAGTTTGGCTGAGCACTCTAAATATACTGCCTTCGTAAGGAGGAGGAAGGTGTGGACGACGTCAAGTCATCATGGCCCTTATGCCCAGGGCGACACACGTGCTACAATGGCATATACAATGAGACGCAATATCGTGAGATGGAGCAAATCTATAAAATATGTCCCAGTTCGGATTGTTCTCTGCAACTCGAGAGCATGAAGCCGGAATCGCTAGTAATCGTAGATCAGCCATGCTACGGTGAATACGTTCCCGGGTCTTGTACTCACCGCCCGTCACACCATGGGAGTTGATTTCACTCGAAGTCGGAATGCTAAACTAGCTACCGCCCACAGTGGAATCAGCGACTGGGGTGAAGTCGTAACAAGGTAACCGTAGGAGAACCTGCGGTTGGATCACCTCCTTTCTAGAGTACAAAGTGATAATCTCACAATTATCACTTCAATATATCTCAATCACACTTGTTTAGGTTTGAGAGATTGACAAGGGGAATTAGCTCAGCTGGGAGAGCGCCTGCTTTGCACGCAGGAGGTCAGCGGTTCGATCCCGCTATTCTCCACCATAGTTTAAATTTAAAAGATAGCAATAATATAAAATTTATTATCAAAGTCTAATCAGAGAGTTTAGCTTAAACTTTCTGATTAGACTTTAGTCTAAAGTTACTTAAATTACCATTGTTAAAAGTCACAATCAAGTTTTAATATTTAAAACAATTTTACAGGACTTGTTAGAGCTTTGAATTTAGTTTAATTTCAAATATTCTATATCAAACACTGTTATCCCAATAATATAAAAGATATAGTTTATAAATATTAACTTCACAATCTATTAAGCTTTAAAACTTACTTAATAGTAGTTAATACTTTCCGTCTTATTAAATTTAAATTCAAATACTATAAATCTAAACAGATTAACAAGAATTAAGTAATTAATTCTTAAATAATTAAATAGTTTATTTTTATATTTATATTTATCTATTTAATTTATATCTACTAGACTTTATCTTTAACAAGGAAGTGATGCGAATTAGAATATCAATAATCTAATTAAAAAAAGGTAAGCTACTAAGGGCAAATGGTGGATGCCTTGGCTAGTAGAGGCGATGAAAGACGTGCCAGGCTGCGATAAGTCTCGGGGAGCCGTCAAGGGGCTTTGATCCGGGAATTTCTGAATGGGGCAACCCAGTATATAGTGATATGTACTACCGCAATGCGGAGCGAACGTTGGGAATTGAAACATCTTAGTACCAATAGGAAAAGAAATCAAACGAGATTACGCTAGTAGCGGCGAGCGAAAGCGTAAGAGGGCAAACCACTAGCTTGCTAGTGGGGTTGTAGGACTGCAATATAGACTTAAACAATCTAATAGAATAAGTTGGAAAACTTAAGCATAGAGGGTGATACTCCCGTATATGAAAGTGCGTTTATACTTAGCAGTATCCTGAGTAGGGCGGGACACGTGTAATCCTGTCTGAAGCTGGGTAGACCACTATCCAACCCTAAATACTACTACTAGACCGATAGTGCACAAGTACCGTGAGGGAAAGGTGAAAAGAACTGAGGTGATCAGAGTGAAATAGAACCTGAAACCATTTGCTTACAATCATTCAGAGCCCTATGATTTATCAGGGTGATGGACTGCCTTTTGCATAATGAGCCTGCGAGTTGTGGTGTCTGGCGAGGTTAAGGAAACCCGGAGCCGTAGCGAAAGCGAGTCTTAATAGGGCGTATAGTCAGATGCTGCAGACCCGAAACGATGTGATCTATCCATGAGCAGGTTGAAACTGGTGTAAGAGCCAGTGGAGGACCGAACAGACGGCCGTTGAAAAGGCTCCTGATGACTTGTGGATAGGGGTGAAAGGCCAATCAAACATCGTGATAGCTGGTTCTCTCCGAAATATATTTAGGTATAGCGTTGTGTAGTAACTTTGTGAGGTAGAGCACTGAATGGGCTAGGGCATACACCAATGTACCAAACCCTATCAAACTCCGAATGCGCAAAGTGTAATCACAGCAGTCAGGCGGCGAGTGATAAAATCCGTCGTCGAGAGGGGAACAACCCAGACTAACAGCTAAGGTCCCTAAATCTCATTTAAGTGGAAAACGATGTGGAGTTACTGAAACAACCAGGAGGTTGGCTTAGAAGCAGCCATCCTTTAAAGAAAGCGTAATAGCTCACTGGTCTAGTGATTCTGCGCGGAAAATATAACGGGGCTAAAATGAGTACCGAAGCTTTAGACTTGCACTTAATTCTAATTATAAATTTGGCTATGAGCTTTTAAGTTATATTTCTTATAATTTAATTGCACTCATATAAATTAAATTATGAGAAAATAGTTTAGCTAAAATAATTAGAAGTAGTTAGAATTAAGTGCAAGTGGTAGGAGAGCGTTCTATTCAGCGTTGAAGGTATACCGGTAAGGAGTGCTGGAGCGGATAGAAGTGAGCATGCAGGCATGAGTAGCGATAAAAGGGGTGAGAATCCCTTTCGCCGTAAACCCAAGGTTTCCTACGCGATGCTCGTCATCGTAGGGTTAGTCGGGTCCTAAGCAAAGTCCGAAAGGGGTATGCGATGGAAAATTGGTTAATATTCCAATACCAATTATTATGTGCGATGGAAGGACGCTTAAAGTTAGTGGAGCTAGCGGATGGAAGTGCTAGTCTAAGGGTGTAGGTTGAGTTATAGGCAAATCCGTAACTCTCTATCCGAGACCTCAAAGGCTCTTGACGCTCTTCGGAGTAGATGGAGAATCCATGATACTATCGAGCCAAGAAAAGTTTCTAAGTTTAGTAATAATTGCCCGTACCGTAAACCGACACAGGTGGGTGGGATGAGTATTCTAAGGCGCGTGGAAGAACTCTCTTTAAGGAACTCTGCAAAATAGCACCGTATCTTCGGTATAAGGTGTGCCTAACTTTGTATTAAGATTTACTCCCAAAGCAAAGAAGGTTACAACAAAGAGTCCCTCCCGACTGTTTACCATAAACACAGCACTCTGCTAACTCGTAAGAGGATGTATAGGGTGTGACGCCTGCCCGGTGCTCGAAGGTTAATTGATGGGGTTAGCATTAGCGAAGCTCTTGATCGAAGCCCGAGTAAACGGCGGCCGTAACTATAACGGTCCTAAGGTAGCGAAATTCCTTGTCGGTTAAATACCGACCTGCATGAATGGCGTAACGAGATGGGAGCTGTCTCAAAGAGGGATCCAGTGAAATTGTAGTGGAGGTGAAAATTCCTCCTACCCGCGGCAAGACGGAAAGACCCCGTGGACCTTTACTACAGCTTGACACTGCTATTTGGATAAAGATGCGCAGGATAGGTGGGAGGCTTTGATCCATAGACTCTGGTTTATGGTGAGCCATTGTTGAGATACCACTCTTCTTTATTTGGGTAGCTAACTAGCCTAAGTTATCCTTAGGTAGGACAATGTCTGGTGGGTAGTTTGACTGGGGCGGTCGCCTCCCAAAGTGTAACGGAGGCTTACAAAGGTTGGCTCAGAACGGTTGGAAATCGTTCGTAGAGTATAAAGGCATAAGCCAGCTTAACTGCGAGACGTACATGTCAAGCAGAGACGAAAGTCGGTCTTAGTGATCCGGTGGTTCTGTGTGGAAGGGCCATCGCTCAAAGGATAAAAGGTACCCCGGGGATAACAGGCTGATCTCCCCCAAGAGCTCACATCGACGGGGAGGTTTGGCACCTCGATGTCGGCTCATCGCATCCTGGGGCTGGAGCAGGTCCCAAGGGTATGGCTGTTCGCCATTTAAAGCGGTACGCGAGCTGGGTTCAGAACGTCGTGAGACAGTTCGGTCCCTATCTGCCGTGGGCGTAAGAAGATTGAGGAGAGTTGACTCTAGTACGAGAGGACCGAGTCGAACTGGCCACTGGTGTATCAGTTGTTCTGCCAAGAGCATCGCTGAGTAGCTAAGCCGGGATGTGATAAGAGCTGAAAGCATCTAAGCTCGAAGCCAACTCCAAGATGAATCTTCTTTTAAGAGCTCTAGTAGACTACTAGTTTGATAGGCTGGGTGTGTAATGGATGAGAGTCCTTTAGCTGACCAGTACTAATAGCTCGTTTGCTTATCTTATAAGCATCACTTCCTTGTTAAGGATAAATATAATCCTTTTAGGTTTTTTAAAATATTTTTAGATATTAAACTTAGTGATTTTTAGCTTTAATACTCTAAGCAGTGTTAAATAAGATATTATCTTTATTGATATGATATTTTATTTAACACTGCTCGTGGCTATACATGATTAGGAAACGCCTTGCTCCATCTCGAACCAAGAAGCTAAGCTTTTCATGGCCGATGATACTCTCCCTTACTGGGATGCTGGAAAAGTAGGTTGCTGCGAGCTTTGTTTTTTATTCTTTGTATCTTATATTTATTAATCTATAGTTTTAGTATTTATTTGTTTTTACCTTAATAGATGAAATGGTATAAATCGCTTTTTATTTTTATATCTTTTAACTAATTTATTAATTCTTGGATATTTTATTATTATAAGTTGTTAAGCTTAGATGTTTTAGTGTTTTTACAAAAATACTGCTATATTTGTAGTATTTTTTGGTAAGTACTTTGCATATGATTTATATGTTTCATTTAAACCTTTATAATCAAGTATTTTGCAGCTAACTCAAAGTAACTCATCTTTTTAGAAAATATAATGCTTGCAAATGCTGTCTTGTTTTATATAATGCAAATTCAATCCTAATGATAGATACTACTATGAGACAAGAAGTTACTCTTATGATTGTGATAGTAAAGGATTTATGAGTGGTGAAAGATTTTTTAGAAGCAATGATAATCTTAGAACTTTCCATGTAAAAGAAGAGTATTACTATAAAAAAGTAAAAATACCAAAAACTTGTTGAAGTTATAAGTAAAGCAAGAGTAGTATAAATGATCTAGCCATAGGGGATTGCATCCCCACTTTCGTGGGGCAAGGCTAGTAAGCCTTGACAACGATTATACAAAGTTGTATAATTACGATGAATGCAAATGACATATATCGATATCTTCTCTCTATGGAGATAGAAAATTTGCCGTAGGGGTACCACCCTATGGCATAATCCCCATAATATAATTATATTATTATCTACTAATTTTTCTTAAACTCTATCTTTTTAATAATTGAAGGATAAATAATATGGATAAAACATAAACCAAGATATTAAAAAATTACCACTTGATAGAATTTTAATTAACAATGGATACTATTATGATAAAGAAAAAACATCTCAAAACTACAAAGTAGTCAAAAACGATAATGAAAATAAAATTATCATATCTCAAACTAAAAGCGGCAATTATCTATATTTTAATAAAATTGCTAACAATAACTAATCTGCTTTGAACTGTATAAGAAATCTGATAAAATAAATATTATTGATAATAAATTTAATGCTTATAATTAGAAAAGTATAAAAATAATAATGATTTTTATCAGCATAAAGTTATTTAAAAAGATTGTTTTATTTTTTATTTGAATATCAATCCGTATAAGTTTTAAATTTAGAGCTACATCAAAAACTGAAATTTACAATAAAATAATTTATATAAATATAATATTAAATAAATTAATTAATTAATCTATTTTTCTAATCTCGTTTTTTTTGATATCCTGCCGATTGCAAATCGAATTTAGGAAATTAATTAAATGAAAAATATCGTTTTACTAGGTGGTAGTAACTCTGTAATGGTAAATGGCTTACAAAAAGTGTTAAAAGAGTATGCAAATGTGATAAATTTAGCTTTAGGAGGTACAACAAGCCTTCAAAATCTATATGAGCTAAAACGAGAGAAAAATCAAGAAGCTGTCCAAAATGCAGATTGATAATCATAATATTAGATAAAATCTCTCATTGGGTATAATTTTTAAAAATTTACAATATTTATATGCAACTCTATATACTTTTAATAGACCAGTTTGTATATTAATTTTACCATACAGATTTAAAAATTATCAAATAGTTATTAATATGCATAGATTTTTAGCCAATTATTACGGGTTAATATTATTAATATGCAAGAGTACTATCAAAATAGTGAAATAATTCAGTTTGGTAATAAATTTGGCGCTCATCAGCTAGCAGTAGTAAATAGAAATGTTGGTAAAGAGATTGCTAAAAATATTGATATATTTAAAATTTCTAAAAAATCATTTGATATTAATATGCCTGAATTTAAAATAGTAACACCAGAAAATATGCAAAGAAATGGTAATTTTAAGATTTTCAATCCTAATAATTCTATGTATAATGAAATTGTTTATCGTTTAGAAAAAGGGAATAGTTTATCATTTAATAATTGTGATGGATATGAAATTATTGGAATGCATAGCTGGAATTTAGAAAATAGTGGAGAGATAACA is a genomic window of Campylobacter devanensis containing:
- a CDS encoding superoxide dismutase family protein; translated protein: MKKFGFVASALMLASSSLLAANMTIFDPKSVEHVEIKVDLLGQDKNTPVGSVIAVKTNYGVAFFPDLKGLEPGLHGFHVHANPDCGATDKGLGMKAGGHWDPTNSGNHSLPWDDKGHKGDLPALYVAADGTATNPVLSPKIKDLSELKGHSLMVHIGGDNHSDHPKALGGGGARMACGVIK
- a CDS encoding cysteine permease, whose translation is MIKFTLPSNTFLDNYVLNCEFANACKLSNGAYKFWKGIVAASYQDSRTLFLHKKSIPQKYQYAINYCSNLDGFVLASAFCSFTGISNSHLVASNNSALHSMLEIKMVDKFKFVNLKKLYDDLDLPYSAHIYIEKCKYFSPTPFEKRIKITETLCLGYY